The Pantoea phytobeneficialis genome has a segment encoding these proteins:
- the raiA gene encoding ribosome-associated translation inhibitor RaiA — protein sequence MILNITSKQMEITAAIRNHVEDRLAKLEKWQTHLINPHIVLSKEPKEFVADATINTPNGTLVASAKHDDMYTAINDLIAKLERQLNKAQHKPEARRATTSVKDFTPAG from the coding sequence ATGATTCTGAACATTACCAGTAAACAAATGGAAATCACTGCGGCTATCCGCAACCATGTCGAAGACCGTCTCGCCAAGCTGGAAAAATGGCAAACTCACCTGATAAATCCGCACATTGTGTTATCGAAAGAGCCGAAAGAATTTGTGGCCGACGCCACGATTAACACACCAAACGGCACGCTGGTCGCCAGCGCGAAACATGATGATATGTACACCGCAATCAACGACCTGATTGCCAAGCTGGAGCGACAGCTCAATAAAGCGCAACACAAACCTGAAGCGCGTCGCGCCACCACGAGTGTTAAAGATTTTACTCCGGCGGGATAA
- a CDS encoding GNAT family N-acetyltransferase, with the protein MSIRHVGLRPFHLQDAASFAQAVNESLTSLTPWMAWAHDNYCSDEASSWINFTHIQRVKGEAEEFAIVDENDQLLGGAGIRFAQQPGEFCALGYWVRSTAQRQGVATRAVAQLIALGFQSPEVKLLEILAAADNRASRAVAERSGFSFVDYRYGLIVLESGPVNTAIYHLKRG; encoded by the coding sequence ATGAGTATTCGCCATGTTGGTCTTCGACCTTTTCATTTGCAGGACGCCGCCTCTTTTGCCCAGGCAGTGAATGAATCCCTCACCAGTCTGACGCCCTGGATGGCGTGGGCACACGATAATTATTGCAGCGATGAGGCTAGCAGTTGGATCAACTTTACTCATATCCAGCGCGTCAAAGGAGAAGCCGAAGAGTTCGCGATTGTCGATGAAAACGATCAGTTGCTGGGCGGTGCCGGTATTCGTTTTGCTCAACAGCCTGGAGAATTTTGCGCATTAGGTTATTGGGTCCGATCGACAGCTCAGCGTCAGGGAGTAGCAACACGCGCAGTCGCCCAACTGATTGCGTTAGGCTTCCAGTCACCCGAGGTGAAGTTGCTGGAGATTCTGGCGGCTGCCGATAACCGCGCCAGCCGCGCAGTGGCTGAGCGCAGTGGCTTCAGCTTTGTCGATTACCGCTACGGTTTAATCGTGCTGGAAAGTGGCCCGGTGAATACCGCCATTTATCATTTAAAACGCGGATAA
- the ffh gene encoding signal recognition particle protein yields MFDNLTDRLSQTLRNISGRGRLTEDNIKDTLREVRMALLEADVALPVVREFINRVKERAVGNDVNKSLTPGQEFIKIVRNELVEAMGAENNALNLAAQPPAVVLMAGLQGAGKTTSVAKLGKFLREKHKKKVLVVSADVYRPAAIRQLETLAQQVGVDFCPSDLSQKPVDIVNNALKEARLQFYDVLLVDTAGRLHVDEAMMDEIKQVHAAINPVETLFVVDAMTGQDAANTAKAFNEALPLTGVILTKVDGDARGGAALSIRHITGKPIKFMGVGEKTEALEPFYPDRIASRILGMGDVLSLIEDIESKVDRDQAEKLAKKLKTGDGFDLNDFLDQLKQMRNMGGMTSLMSKLPGMGQLPDNVKSQMDDKLLVRMEAIINSMTRKEREKPEIIKGSRKRRIALGSGMQVQDVNRLLKQFDDMQRMMKKMKKGGMAKMMRSMKGMMPPGFPGR; encoded by the coding sequence ATGTTTGATAATTTAACCGATCGTTTGTCGCAAACCCTGCGCAATATCAGCGGCCGCGGAAGGCTGACCGAAGACAACATCAAGGACACGCTGCGTGAAGTACGTATGGCGTTGCTGGAGGCGGATGTCGCGCTGCCGGTAGTCCGTGAATTTATTAACCGCGTTAAAGAGCGCGCGGTCGGCAATGATGTGAACAAAAGCCTGACGCCAGGTCAGGAATTCATCAAAATTGTTCGCAATGAACTGGTCGAGGCGATGGGTGCAGAAAATAATGCACTCAACCTGGCCGCGCAGCCGCCGGCTGTGGTGCTGATGGCTGGCCTGCAAGGTGCGGGTAAAACTACCAGTGTCGCCAAGCTGGGTAAATTCCTGCGTGAGAAGCATAAGAAAAAAGTGCTGGTTGTCTCCGCTGACGTGTATCGACCTGCGGCGATCCGTCAGCTGGAAACATTGGCGCAGCAGGTTGGCGTGGATTTTTGTCCGTCGGACCTGAGCCAGAAGCCTGTTGATATCGTCAACAACGCGTTGAAAGAAGCGCGCCTGCAATTCTACGACGTCCTGTTAGTGGATACCGCCGGTCGTCTGCACGTTGACGAAGCGATGATGGACGAAATCAAGCAGGTTCATGCCGCGATCAATCCGGTAGAAACCCTGTTTGTTGTGGATGCGATGACCGGCCAGGATGCTGCCAACACCGCGAAAGCGTTCAACGAAGCGCTGCCGTTAACCGGTGTGATCCTGACCAAAGTCGATGGTGATGCGCGCGGTGGTGCGGCGCTGTCGATTCGTCACATTACCGGTAAGCCCATCAAATTCATGGGTGTTGGTGAAAAAACTGAAGCGCTGGAGCCGTTCTATCCGGATCGTATCGCCTCACGTATCCTCGGCATGGGCGATGTGCTGTCGCTGATTGAAGATATCGAAAGCAAGGTTGACCGCGATCAGGCTGAGAAGCTGGCGAAGAAACTGAAAACCGGCGATGGCTTTGACCTCAATGACTTCCTTGATCAGCTGAAGCAGATGCGCAACATGGGCGGCATGACAAGTTTGATGAGCAAGCTGCCGGGCATGGGACAGTTGCCGGATAACGTGAAATCGCAGATGGACGATAAGCTGCTGGTGCGTATGGAAGCGATCATCAACTCGATGACGCGCAAAGAGCGCGAGAAGCCGGAAATCATCAAAGGTTCCCGCAAACGCCGTATCGCTCTGGGTTCAGGCATGCAGGTGCAGGATGTTAACCGACTGCTGAAGCAGTTCGATGATATGCAGCGCATGATGAAGAAAATGAAGAAGGGCGGCATGGCGAAAATGATGCGCAGTATGAAGGGCATGATGCCGCCAGGATTCCCCGGTCGCTAA
- a CDS encoding HlyC/CorC family transporter → MEHVSTTTLIITLVIMVLVSAYFSGSETGMMTLNRYKLRHQAKNGQRSARRVEKLLRRPDRLISLVLIGNNLVNILASALGTIVGMRLYGDAGVAIATGILTFVVLVFAEVLPKTIAALYPEKVAYPSSFLLAPLQYVMLPLVWLLNTITRVLMRMVGIKTDGSISSALSKEELRTIVYESRSLMSRRNQDMLLSVLDLEKVGVEDIMVPRNEIVGINVNDDWKSVVRQLSHSPHGRIVLFRDSLDDCVGMLRVREAWRTMTEKKEFNKETLLRAADEIYYVPEGTPLNVQLVKFQRNKKKVGLVVDEYGDIKGLVTIEDILEEIVGDFTTSMSPTLAEEVMPQNDGSVLIEGGANVREINKAFNWSLPEEEARTINGMLLEVLEEIPQVNTQVQVGKYDIDILDVQDNMVKQVRITPHTPLKSSIGS, encoded by the coding sequence TTGGAACATGTTTCAACCACCACGCTGATCATCACGCTGGTCATCATGGTGCTGGTCTCGGCTTATTTCTCCGGTTCTGAGACCGGCATGATGACGCTCAATCGCTACAAACTGCGCCATCAGGCGAAAAACGGTCAGCGCAGCGCGCGCCGCGTCGAGAAGCTGCTGCGTCGCCCTGATCGTTTGATCAGCCTGGTGTTGATCGGCAACAACCTGGTCAACATCCTGGCATCAGCGTTAGGCACCATCGTGGGTATGCGTTTATACGGCGACGCCGGAGTAGCGATTGCCACCGGTATCCTGACTTTTGTGGTGTTGGTTTTCGCCGAGGTTCTGCCTAAAACGATTGCTGCGCTCTACCCGGAGAAGGTCGCTTATCCCAGCAGTTTTCTCCTCGCCCCCCTGCAATACGTCATGCTACCGCTGGTCTGGCTGTTGAATACCATTACGCGAGTTCTGATGCGGATGGTCGGCATTAAAACCGATGGTTCAATTAGCTCAGCGTTGAGTAAAGAAGAACTACGTACCATTGTGTATGAATCGCGTAGCCTTATGTCGCGTCGCAATCAGGATATGCTGCTGTCCGTGCTGGATCTGGAAAAGGTTGGCGTAGAAGACATCATGGTGCCGCGCAACGAGATTGTCGGCATCAACGTTAACGACGACTGGAAATCGGTGGTGCGTCAGCTCAGCCATTCGCCGCATGGCCGTATTGTTTTGTTTCGCGACTCACTGGACGACTGTGTTGGCATGCTGCGTGTGCGCGAAGCCTGGCGCACGATGACCGAGAAAAAAGAGTTTAACAAAGAGACGCTACTGCGTGCTGCCGACGAAATCTACTATGTGCCTGAAGGGACACCGCTGAACGTTCAACTGGTGAAATTCCAGCGCAATAAGAAGAAGGTCGGACTGGTCGTTGATGAATACGGCGATATCAAAGGTCTGGTAACCATCGAAGATATCCTTGAAGAAATCGTCGGTGATTTCACCACCTCAATGTCTCCCACGCTGGCAGAAGAAGTGATGCCGCAGAATGACGGTTCGGTGCTGATTGAGGGGGGGGCTAACGTGCGCGAAATTAACAAAGCGTTCAACTGGTCACTGCCGGAAGAGGAAGCCCGCACCATCAACGGTATGCTGCTGGAAGTGCTGGAAGAGATTCCGCAGGTGAATACTCAGGTTCAGGTCGGCAAGTATGATATCGATATTCTCGATGTGCAGGACAACATGGTGAAGCAGGTGCGCATTACACCGCACACGCCGCTCAAATCATCAATTGGTTCCTGA
- the pheL gene encoding pheA operon leader peptide PheL has protein sequence MKHLPFFFAFFFTFP, from the coding sequence ATGAAACATCTGCCGTTCTTCTTCGCATTCTTTTTTACCTTCCCCTGA
- the rpsP gene encoding 30S ribosomal protein S16, with amino-acid sequence MVTIRLARHGAKKRPFYQVVVTDSRNARNGRFIERVGFFNPIAAGQAEGLRLDLDRIEHWVGQGATLSDRVNALIKEAKKAA; translated from the coding sequence ATGGTAACCATTCGTTTGGCACGTCACGGCGCTAAAAAGCGTCCGTTCTATCAGGTCGTCGTTACTGACAGCCGCAATGCTCGTAACGGTCGCTTCATCGAGCGCGTAGGTTTCTTCAACCCGATCGCTGCTGGTCAGGCTGAAGGTCTGCGTCTGGATCTGGACCGTATTGAGCACTGGGTTGGCCAGGGCGCAACGCTTTCTGATCGCGTTAACGCGCTGATCAAAGAAGCAAAAAAAGCAGCTTAA
- the rimM gene encoding ribosome maturation factor RimM (Essential for efficient processing of 16S rRNA): MSRKPAAQPPANPVVLGKMGAAYGIRGWLKVFSSTEEAESIFDYQPWFIQHAGQWQLVELEGWKHHNQDLIIKVKGVDDRDAAAQLTNCEITVDSAQLPPLEEGDYYWKDLMGCKVVNLEGYEMGKVIDLMETGSNDVLVVKANLKDAFGAQERLIPFLDEQVIKKVDLATGTIEVDWDPGF, encoded by the coding sequence ATGAGCAGAAAACCTGCCGCACAGCCTCCCGCTAACCCGGTTGTACTGGGGAAGATGGGTGCCGCTTACGGCATTCGGGGCTGGCTCAAAGTGTTTTCTTCCACCGAAGAAGCCGAAAGTATCTTCGACTATCAGCCCTGGTTTATTCAGCACGCCGGTCAATGGCAGCTGGTCGAACTGGAAGGCTGGAAGCACCACAATCAGGACCTGATCATCAAAGTCAAAGGCGTTGACGATCGGGATGCCGCGGCTCAATTAACCAATTGCGAAATTACGGTTGATTCCGCGCAGCTGCCACCGCTGGAAGAGGGTGATTACTACTGGAAAGACCTGATGGGTTGCAAAGTAGTAAACCTCGAAGGCTACGAAATGGGCAAAGTCATTGATTTGATGGAGACCGGCTCGAACGACGTTCTCGTCGTTAAGGCAAACCTGAAAGATGCATTCGGTGCACAGGAACGGTTAATACCGTTTCTTGATGAACAGGTTATCAAGAAAGTCGATCTCGCTACTGGCACTATTGAAGTAGATTGGGATCCTGGTTTTTGA
- the trmD gene encoding tRNA (guanosine(37)-N1)-methyltransferase TrmD, whose product MWIGVISLFPEMFRAITDYGVTGRAVKNGLLNIESWSPRDFAHDRHRTVDDRPYGGGPGMLMMVQPLRDAIHAAKAAAGEGAKVIYLSPQGRKLDQQGVCELATHQKLILVCGRYEGIDERVIQTEIDEEWSIGDYVLSGGELPAMTLIDSVARFIPGVLGKQASADEDSFSDGLLDCPHYTRPEVLEGMDVPAVLLSGNHADIRRWRLKQSLGRTWLRRPELLENLALTEEQARLLTEFKREHQQQQNDEAEE is encoded by the coding sequence ATGTGGATTGGTGTTATTAGCCTGTTTCCAGAGATGTTTCGCGCTATTACCGATTACGGGGTAACTGGCCGGGCAGTAAAAAATGGCCTGCTCAACATTGAGAGCTGGAGTCCTCGTGACTTCGCGCACGACCGGCACCGTACCGTAGACGATCGTCCTTACGGCGGCGGACCGGGGATGTTGATGATGGTGCAACCCTTGCGGGACGCCATCCACGCAGCGAAAGCAGCGGCGGGGGAAGGTGCTAAGGTGATTTATCTTTCACCTCAGGGACGCAAACTCGACCAACAGGGCGTTTGCGAACTGGCGACACATCAGAAGTTGATTCTGGTCTGTGGTCGCTATGAAGGAATAGATGAGCGCGTTATTCAAACCGAAATTGATGAAGAATGGTCAATCGGTGATTACGTACTCAGTGGCGGTGAGCTGCCAGCCATGACGTTAATTGACTCGGTCGCCCGGTTTATTCCTGGCGTGCTGGGAAAACAGGCGTCAGCCGATGAGGATTCGTTCTCGGATGGTTTGCTGGATTGCCCGCACTATACCCGACCTGAAGTGTTAGAAGGAATGGATGTACCGGCAGTTTTACTGTCGGGGAACCATGCCGATATTCGCCGTTGGCGCCTGAAACAGTCGCTAGGCCGTACCTGGCTGAGAAGACCTGAACTTCTGGAAAACCTGGCTCTGACTGAAGAGCAAGCAAGGTTGCTTACTGAGTTCAAGCGTGAACATCAGCAGCAACAAAACGATGAGGCGGAAGAGTAA
- the pheA gene encoding bifunctional chorismate mutase/prephenate dehydratase: MNPDNPLLALRDKISAVDEKLLTLLAERRSLAVEVAQAKLATHRPIRDVERERALLENLITLGKKHQLDAHYITRLFQLVIEDSVLTQQALLQKNLNHPHAHAPRIAFLGPKGSYSHLAARKYAARHFDSMVESGCLKFQDIIQQVESGQADYAVMPIENTSSGSINDVYDLLQQTSLSIVGELTIPIEHCVLVSGNTDLQQIETVYSHPQPFQQCSQFINRFPQWKIEYTESTAAAMEKVAAMNSPKVAALGSEAGGELYQLQVLERDLANQQQNHTRFIVLARKPIDVSDQVPAKTTLIMATGQQAGALVEALLVLRQHNLIMSKLESRPINGNPWEEMFYIDVQGNLQSDSMQRALEELRGLTRSLKVLGCYPGENVVPVEPRI, encoded by the coding sequence ATGAACCCCGATAATCCACTGCTGGCATTACGCGACAAAATCAGCGCTGTTGATGAGAAGCTACTGACGTTACTGGCTGAGCGCCGCAGCCTGGCAGTTGAAGTGGCGCAAGCCAAACTGGCAACCCATCGCCCGATCCGCGATGTCGAACGTGAACGTGCCCTGCTGGAAAACCTGATTACTCTTGGGAAGAAACACCAGCTTGATGCACACTACATCACACGTCTTTTCCAACTGGTGATTGAGGATTCTGTGCTGACCCAGCAGGCGTTGCTGCAAAAGAATCTCAACCATCCGCATGCTCATGCCCCGCGTATTGCGTTTCTCGGTCCGAAAGGCTCCTATTCACACCTTGCGGCACGCAAATACGCCGCCCGTCACTTCGATTCGATGGTGGAAAGTGGTTGTCTTAAGTTTCAGGATATCATTCAGCAAGTGGAAAGCGGCCAGGCTGACTATGCGGTGATGCCGATTGAGAACACCTCTTCTGGTTCCATCAATGACGTTTATGACCTGCTGCAACAAACCTCGCTGTCGATTGTGGGTGAGCTGACCATTCCTATCGAACATTGCGTGTTAGTCAGTGGCAACACCGATTTACAGCAGATTGAAACCGTCTACAGCCATCCCCAACCGTTCCAACAGTGTAGCCAATTCATCAACCGTTTCCCGCAATGGAAAATTGAGTACACCGAAAGCACTGCCGCCGCGATGGAAAAAGTGGCTGCGATGAATTCACCAAAAGTCGCCGCACTCGGCAGCGAAGCCGGTGGCGAGTTGTATCAATTACAGGTGCTGGAACGTGATCTGGCTAATCAGCAGCAGAACCATACACGTTTTATTGTGCTGGCACGTAAGCCGATTGATGTCTCCGACCAGGTTCCGGCAAAGACAACGTTGATTATGGCGACGGGCCAACAGGCGGGCGCGCTGGTTGAAGCGCTGCTGGTTCTGCGTCAGCACAACCTGATCATGAGCAAGCTGGAATCGCGCCCGATTAACGGCAACCCGTGGGAAGAGATGTTTTACATTGATGTGCAAGGCAATCTGCAATCTGACAGCATGCAGCGCGCGCTGGAAGAGTTACGCGGTCTGACGCGTTCGTTGAAAGTGCTCGGCTGTTACCCGGGTGAGAATGTGGTGCCGGTAGAGCCGCGCATCTAA
- the tyrA gene encoding bifunctional chorismate mutase/prephenate dehydrogenase, protein MVAELTALRDQIDEVDKALLGLLAKRLELVAEVGEVKSRYGLPIYVPEREASMLASRRQEAEALGVPPDLIEDVLRRLMRESYTSENDKGFKTLCPTLRPVVIVGGRGQMGRLFEKMLTLSGYQVRLLDKEDWDQADALLKDAGMVIISVPIHLTEQIIAQLPTLPEDCILVDLASVKNRPLQAMLAAHNGPVLGLHPMFGPDSGSLAKQVVVWCDGRQPEAYQWFLEQIQVWGARLHRISAVEHDQNMAFIQALRHFATFAYGLHLAEENVNLDQLLALSSPIYRLELAMVGRLFAQDPQLYADIIMSSESNIALIKRYYQRFGEAITLLEHGDKQAFIESFQRVEHWFGDYAKRFLVESRSMLRSANDSRQ, encoded by the coding sequence ATGGTGGCTGAACTGACCGCGCTACGCGATCAAATCGATGAAGTAGATAAAGCCCTGCTTGGGTTGCTGGCGAAGCGACTCGAGCTGGTTGCTGAAGTAGGTGAAGTAAAAAGCCGTTATGGCTTACCGATTTATGTGCCAGAACGCGAAGCCAGTATGCTGGCTTCACGTCGTCAGGAAGCCGAGGCGCTCGGTGTACCACCGGATCTGATTGAGGATGTGCTGCGCCGTCTGATGCGGGAATCCTACACCAGTGAAAACGACAAAGGCTTTAAAACTCTGTGTCCGACGCTGCGTCCGGTGGTGATTGTCGGTGGCCGTGGTCAGATGGGGCGTCTGTTTGAGAAGATGCTGACCTTGTCTGGTTATCAGGTTCGCTTGCTCGATAAAGAGGATTGGGACCAGGCTGACGCGTTATTGAAAGATGCCGGTATGGTGATTATCAGTGTACCGATCCATCTGACAGAACAGATTATCGCGCAACTGCCAACGTTGCCGGAAGACTGCATTCTGGTCGATCTGGCATCGGTGAAGAATCGACCATTGCAAGCGATGCTGGCGGCTCATAATGGCCCGGTGTTGGGGCTGCATCCGATGTTTGGTCCGGACAGTGGTAGCCTGGCAAAACAGGTTGTGGTGTGGTGCGACGGGCGTCAGCCAGAGGCGTATCAGTGGTTCCTTGAACAGATTCAGGTGTGGGGTGCACGGCTCCACCGCATCAGTGCTGTTGAACATGACCAAAACATGGCCTTTATCCAGGCGCTGCGTCACTTCGCGACCTTTGCGTATGGTCTGCATCTGGCGGAAGAGAACGTCAATCTGGATCAGCTGCTGGCATTGTCCTCACCGATTTATCGGTTGGAGTTGGCGATGGTTGGGCGGTTGTTTGCTCAGGATCCACAGCTTTACGCAGATATCATTATGTCTTCAGAAAGCAATATCGCGCTGATTAAGCGTTACTATCAGCGCTTTGGTGAGGCGATTACCTTACTGGAGCATGGTGATAAACAAGCGTTTATTGAGAGCTTCCAGCGTGTGGAACACTGGTTTGGTGACTACGCGAAACGCTTCCTGGTTGAGAGCCGCAGCATGTTGCGTTCAGCCAACGACAGCCGACAATAA
- a CDS encoding cytochrome C assembly family protein: protein MFVFAIVALFAYSLSLALIIPSLLKRNGGWRRFAVLSACVALIAHAVALQQRIFAVDNGQNLSLLNIGSLVSLLICAIMTIVASRNRGWLLLPVVYSFALINLAFATFVPNAFITHLETTPGMMIHIGLSLFAYATLIIAALYALQLAWIDYQLKNKKLAFTQDMPPLLSIERKMFHITQIGVVLLTLVLVTGLFYMHNLFSAENVDKAVLSIIAWFVYIVLLWGHYHEGWRGRRVVWFNCSGAILLTMAYFGSRVLQHLLTQSSH from the coding sequence ATGTTCGTTTTCGCGATCGTGGCGTTGTTCGCCTACTCTCTCAGCCTTGCTTTGATCATCCCCAGCCTGCTGAAACGCAATGGTGGCTGGCGGCGTTTTGCTGTGCTTTCCGCCTGTGTGGCGTTAATAGCCCACGCAGTGGCGTTACAACAACGCATTTTTGCCGTCGATAACGGGCAAAATCTCAGCCTGTTAAATATTGGCTCGCTGGTCAGCCTGCTGATTTGCGCCATTATGACTATCGTCGCCTCGCGCAATCGCGGTTGGCTGCTGCTGCCGGTTGTCTATAGCTTTGCATTGATCAATCTGGCGTTTGCCACTTTCGTGCCTAACGCTTTTATTACCCATCTGGAAACCACGCCAGGCATGATGATCCACATCGGTCTGTCGCTATTTGCCTACGCGACCCTGATTATTGCCGCGCTGTATGCGCTGCAACTGGCGTGGATCGATTATCAGCTGAAAAATAAAAAGCTGGCCTTCACTCAGGATATGCCGCCGCTGCTCAGCATTGAGCGCAAAATGTTTCACATCACCCAGATTGGCGTCGTGCTGCTGACGCTGGTGCTGGTGACCGGCCTGTTCTATATGCACAATCTGTTCAGCGCCGAGAATGTGGATAAAGCGGTGCTGTCGATCATTGCCTGGTTTGTTTATATCGTTTTGCTCTGGGGACACTACCACGAGGGCTGGCGCGGTCGCCGTGTCGTCTGGTTCAATTGCAGCGGTGCAATTTTGCTGACAATGGCCTACTTTGGCAGCCGCGTACTGCAACACCTGCTCACCCAATCTTCTCACTAA
- the bamD gene encoding outer membrane protein assembly factor BamD: MTRMKHLVAAATLSLALVGCSGSKDTVPDSPPSEIYATAQQKLQDGNFKAAIKQLEALDNRYPFGPYSQQVQLDLIYAYYKNADLPLAQAAIARFMRLNPTHPNIDYVIYMKGLTDMALDDSALQGFFGIDRSDRDPTHARDAFRDFSQLLRGYPNSQYAADAQKRLVFLKERLAKYELSVAQFYTKRGAYVAVVNRVEGMMRDYPDAQATHEALPLMENAYRQLQLTAEADKVAKIIAANNA, from the coding sequence ATGACGCGTATGAAACATCTGGTGGCTGCTGCCACACTGAGCCTGGCACTGGTGGGTTGCTCCGGTTCTAAGGACACAGTACCGGACAGCCCGCCGTCTGAGATTTACGCCACAGCTCAGCAAAAACTGCAGGACGGTAACTTTAAAGCGGCGATTAAGCAACTGGAAGCGTTGGATAACCGCTATCCGTTTGGCCCGTATTCTCAGCAGGTACAGCTGGATTTGATCTACGCGTATTATAAAAATGCCGATCTGCCGCTGGCGCAAGCCGCTATCGCACGCTTTATGCGTCTCAACCCGACTCATCCGAACATCGACTACGTCATTTACATGAAAGGTCTGACGGATATGGCGCTGGATGATTCCGCACTACAGGGCTTCTTCGGTATTGATCGTTCCGATCGCGATCCGACCCATGCCCGTGATGCATTCCGCGACTTCTCCCAGCTGCTGCGCGGTTACCCGAACAGCCAATATGCCGCAGATGCACAGAAACGCCTGGTGTTCCTGAAAGAGCGCCTGGCGAAGTATGAACTTTCAGTGGCGCAATTCTATACCAAGCGCGGTGCTTATGTCGCTGTTGTTAACCGTGTAGAAGGGATGATGAGAGATTATCCGGACGCGCAAGCCACTCATGAGGCGCTGCCGCTGATGGAAAATGCCTATCGCCAGCTCCAACTGACTGCTGAGGCCGATAAAGTGGCGAAAATTATCGCCGCCAATAACGCCTGA
- the rplS gene encoding 50S ribosomal protein L19, with product MSNIIKQLEQEQMKQDVPSFRPGDTVEVKVWVVEGSKKRLQAFEGVVIAIRNRGLHSAFTVRKISNGEGVERVFQTHSPVIDSIAVKRRGAVRQAKLYYLRERTGKSARIKERLN from the coding sequence ATGAGCAACATTATCAAGCAACTTGAACAAGAGCAGATGAAACAGGACGTACCTTCCTTCCGTCCGGGTGATACCGTGGAAGTGAAAGTATGGGTCGTTGAAGGTTCTAAGAAACGTCTGCAGGCATTCGAGGGCGTGGTTATCGCTATTCGTAACCGCGGTCTGCACTCTGCATTCACTGTTCGCAAGATTTCTAACGGCGAAGGCGTTGAGCGTGTCTTCCAGACTCACTCTCCGGTAATTGACAGCATCGCTGTTAAACGTCGTGGTGCTGTGCGTCAAGCCAAACTGTACTACCTGCGTGAGCGTACTGGTAAGTCTGCTCGTATCAAAGAGCGTCTTAACTAA
- a CDS encoding 3-deoxy-7-phosphoheptulonate synthase codes for MQKDALNNVHIADEQILITPGELKAKFPLSAAQEAQIAASRQTISDIIAGRDPRLLVVCGPCSIHDTEAALEYAGLLKNLSEQLKDQLYIVMRVYFEKPRTTVGWKGLINDPYMNNSFDMEAGLHIARQLLVNLVEMGLPLATEALDPNSPQYLGDLFSWSAIGARTTESQTHREMASGLSMPVGFKNGTDGSLGTAINAMRAAAMPHRFVGINQAGQVCLLQTQGNPDGHVILRGGKAPNYGPEDVAQCEKEMLKAGLRPALMIDCSHGNSNKDYRRQPGVAESAIAQIKDGNRSIIGLMLESHIHEGNQSSEQPRSEMKYGVSVTDACINWDTTETLLREIHQDLQGVLSARLSHEV; via the coding sequence ATGCAAAAAGACGCGCTGAACAATGTGCATATCGCCGATGAACAAATTTTAATTACCCCCGGAGAACTGAAGGCGAAATTCCCGCTGAGTGCTGCTCAGGAAGCGCAAATTGCCGCTTCACGTCAGACTATCTCCGATATCATCGCTGGCCGCGATCCGCGCCTGCTGGTGGTATGTGGTCCTTGTTCAATCCACGATACCGAAGCTGCACTTGAATACGCGGGTCTGTTGAAAAACCTTTCTGAACAGTTGAAGGATCAGCTGTACATCGTTATGCGTGTCTATTTTGAGAAACCCCGTACTACCGTCGGCTGGAAAGGGTTGATCAACGATCCCTATATGAACAACTCGTTTGATATGGAAGCCGGGCTGCACATTGCGCGTCAGCTGCTGGTGAACCTCGTGGAGATGGGACTGCCGCTGGCGACGGAAGCGCTCGATCCGAATAGCCCACAATACCTTGGTGATCTGTTCAGCTGGTCAGCGATTGGTGCGCGTACCACCGAATCTCAGACCCATCGCGAGATGGCTTCAGGTCTTTCCATGCCGGTTGGCTTTAAAAACGGTACTGATGGTAGCCTGGGCACTGCAATTAACGCCATGCGCGCTGCTGCGATGCCGCACCGTTTTGTCGGTATCAACCAGGCCGGTCAGGTTTGCCTGTTGCAGACCCAGGGCAATCCGGATGGTCATGTGATCCTGCGTGGTGGTAAAGCACCCAATTACGGCCCGGAAGATGTTGCGCAGTGTGAAAAAGAGATGCTCAAAGCGGGACTGCGTCCGGCCTTAATGATAGATTGCAGCCATGGCAATTCTAACAAAGACTATCGCCGTCAGCCCGGAGTAGCCGAATCGGCTATTGCCCAGATTAAAGATGGAAACCGCTCCATTATTGGCCTGATGCTGGAAAGCCATATTCATGAAGGCAACCAGTCATCTGAGCAGCCGCGTAGTGAGATGAAATACGGTGTGTCCGTCACCGATGCCTGCATCAACTGGGATACTACCGAAACCTTACTGCGCGAAATCCATCAGGATCTGCAGGGAGTGCTGTCGGCGCGTCTGTCACACGAGGTGTAA